The Streptococcus pantholopis genome has a segment encoding these proteins:
- a CDS encoding 5-formyltetrahydrofolate cyclo-ligase, with product MNKKEIRQHLIKSLKTQGQKEKAGLDKLLLEEVIKSRAYQDSQVIATYMALAFEYNTQLLIERAVKDGKKILIPRTQPQGEMVFAPYHPDYLVKSQFGILEPDGRQKAVASSEIDLIHVPGLAFNPKGFRIGFGKGYYDRYLGNFKGRTFSTIYARQRIEFQEDAHDIAVMEVFSQ from the coding sequence ATGAACAAAAAAGAAATCAGACAGCATCTCATCAAGAGTTTGAAAACTCAGGGTCAAAAAGAAAAAGCAGGGCTTGATAAGCTGCTGCTGGAAGAGGTCATAAAATCAAGAGCTTACCAAGACAGTCAAGTTATCGCGACTTATATGGCTCTAGCTTTTGAATACAACACCCAGCTCCTGATAGAGAGAGCTGTCAAAGATGGCAAAAAAATTCTTATCCCTCGGACTCAGCCGCAGGGAGAAATGGTATTTGCTCCTTATCATCCCGATTATCTGGTGAAAAGTCAATTTGGTATTCTGGAGCCGGATGGCAGACAGAAGGCAGTTGCTTCCTCAGAGATTGATTTGATACATGTCCCCGGGCTGGCCTTTAACCCGAAAGGTTTTCGCATTGGTTTCGGCAAGGGCTACTATGACCGTTATTTGGGGAATTTTAAGGGCAGGACATTCAGTACGATATATGCCCGGCAAAGGATTGAATTTCAGGAAGATGCGCATGATATTGCAGTAATGGAGGTTTTTTCTCAATGA
- a CDS encoding N-acetyldiaminopimelate deacetylase — translation MIDLKATRRALHQIPEIGLQEFKTHDFLLKTIKDLTASKDFVHIKTWQTGILVFLEGYQPGKIIGWRTDIDGLPIVEETGLEFKSLHTDRMHACGHDMHMTIALGLLDDLVQAQPKHHLLFLFQPAEENAAGGMLMYRDGAFGDWLPDEFYGLHVRPDLKVGDIATNRSTLFAGTCEVKITFTGQSGHAAFPHTANDALVAASYFITQVQSVVSRSVNPIEGAVVTFGSMHAGTTNNVIAGTASLHGTIRALTQEMSLHVQKRVRDIAEGIASSFGLKLDLELNPSGYLPVENDPELADRLMAYFSAQEGVNLIDCAPAMTGEDFGYLLNKVPGVMFWLGVDTPYPLHHPKMSPKEEALSFAVQTIAPFLRSKTN, via the coding sequence ATGATTGATTTAAAAGCGACACGGCGTGCCCTTCATCAAATACCAGAGATTGGCCTGCAGGAATTTAAAACCCATGATTTTTTGCTCAAAACGATTAAGGATTTAACAGCCTCTAAGGATTTTGTGCATATCAAAACATGGCAGACAGGGATTCTGGTATTTCTGGAAGGCTATCAGCCGGGCAAAATAATCGGCTGGCGGACAGATATTGATGGTCTGCCGATTGTTGAGGAGACCGGCCTTGAATTTAAATCACTTCATACCGACCGGATGCATGCCTGCGGTCATGATATGCATATGACAATAGCTCTGGGATTGTTAGATGATTTGGTGCAGGCTCAGCCAAAGCACCATCTGCTTTTTCTTTTTCAGCCTGCAGAAGAGAATGCGGCCGGAGGGATGCTGATGTATAGAGACGGCGCATTTGGTGACTGGCTGCCGGATGAATTTTACGGCCTGCATGTGCGCCCTGATCTGAAGGTCGGAGATATAGCTACTAACCGCAGTACCTTATTTGCCGGTACTTGTGAGGTGAAAATCACTTTTACCGGTCAGAGCGGTCATGCAGCTTTTCCGCATACGGCTAACGATGCCTTGGTTGCAGCAAGTTATTTTATCACTCAGGTTCAATCGGTAGTCAGCCGCAGTGTTAATCCGATTGAAGGGGCAGTAGTAACTTTTGGGTCTATGCATGCCGGGACAACTAATAATGTTATCGCCGGAACAGCCTCCTTGCACGGAACAATTCGAGCTTTAACTCAAGAAATGAGTTTACATGTTCAAAAGCGGGTTCGTGATATAGCAGAAGGGATTGCTTCCTCGTTTGGCCTTAAACTAGATTTGGAGCTTAATCCCTCAGGTTATCTGCCAGTAGAAAATGACCCTGAATTGGCTGACCGGCTGATGGCCTATTTCTCTGCTCAGGAAGGGGTCAACCTGATTGACTGTGCCCCTGCTATGACTGGTGAGGATTTTGGCTACCTTTTGAATAAAGTGCCCGGTGTCATGTTTTGGCTGGGGGTTGATACGCCCTATCCGTTGCACCATCCTAAAATGAGTCCAAAAGAAGAGGCCTTGTCTTTTGCCGTTCAAACAATTGCTCCTTTTTTAAGAAGCAAGACAAATTAA
- the dapD gene encoding 2,3,4,5-tetrahydropyridine-2,6-dicarboxylate N-acetyltransferase, translated as MTAQKMTAQEIIAFIGNAKKHTRVKVTFEGELAAAVPDNVLKLGNVLFGDWQDIVPLLENLTENQDYVVEQDGRNTAVPLLDTRHINARIEPGAIIRDQVTIEDNAVIMMGAVINIGAEIGSGSMIDMGAVLGGRAYVGKNSHIGAGAVLAGVIEPASAEPVRVGDNVLVGANAVVLEGVQVGSGSVVAAGAIVTEDVPENAVVAGVPARVIKKIDKQTQQKTALEDALRSL; from the coding sequence ATGACTGCACAAAAGATGACTGCACAGGAAATTATCGCATTTATTGGGAATGCCAAGAAGCACACACGGGTCAAAGTAACCTTTGAAGGTGAATTAGCTGCTGCTGTGCCGGACAATGTTCTTAAGTTAGGCAATGTCCTTTTTGGAGATTGGCAGGATATTGTTCCGTTGTTAGAAAATTTGACTGAAAATCAGGATTACGTGGTTGAGCAGGACGGGCGAAACACGGCTGTTCCGCTTTTAGACACACGTCACATTAATGCCCGCATTGAGCCGGGAGCTATTATTCGTGATCAGGTTACGATTGAAGATAATGCTGTTATTATGATGGGTGCTGTCATCAATATTGGTGCTGAAATCGGTTCTGGTAGTATGATTGATATGGGTGCAGTTCTTGGAGGCCGTGCTTATGTTGGGAAAAACAGCCATATCGGTGCCGGTGCTGTCCTTGCCGGAGTGATTGAGCCTGCCAGTGCCGAGCCTGTCCGTGTTGGTGACAACGTTCTTGTGGGGGCTAATGCGGTTGTGCTTGAAGGGGTTCAAGTCGGCAGCGGGTCGGTAGTTGCTGCTGGCGCTATTGTCACTGAGGATGTACCGGAAAATGCGGTTGTGGCCGGTGTACCGGCACGTGTTATCAAAAAAATTGATAAGCAAACCCAGCAAAAAACGGCCTTGGAGGATGCTTTGCGCAGCCTTTAA
- a CDS encoding glycoside hydrolase family 3 N-terminal domain-containing protein, which produces MKRIITLVSVFGLIGLGYIGLRFYQTPAGTSRPPVQPDVESAKTKTIAAYLAEMSVEEKVGQLFFARVPEESALDDIRTYHLGAYLLFSRDFEGRRLNDIRALTASYQEVSAIPMIIASDEEGGLVTRISPILSKDFESPMVLYQTGGLPAVVDDAAAKAQLLKSVGITAGLFPVADVATEKKAFIYERTLGQDAQTTANYVAGVVETLKKEQFASTLKHFPGYGNNADTHTDLVYDQRSLEELESADFLPFAAGIKQGADSILLSHHIVTSIDDVPASLSEKMYTILRKDLNFDGVTITDDMDMAALNKFTSQEEAAYQVVQAGGDMIMSSKYPSQITYLLEKVKAGDLSEDRLDESVSRILAWKYDLGLLKKRGK; this is translated from the coding sequence ATGAAGAGGATAATAACACTAGTCAGCGTCTTCGGTCTGATTGGCCTGGGCTATATAGGCCTTCGGTTTTATCAAACACCTGCTGGGACCTCAAGACCTCCTGTACAGCCTGATGTGGAATCAGCCAAAACAAAGACTATTGCTGCTTATCTTGCAGAGATGTCCGTTGAGGAGAAAGTCGGTCAGCTTTTCTTTGCCAGAGTACCAGAAGAGTCAGCTCTCGATGATATCAGGACTTACCATTTGGGAGCCTACCTCTTGTTTAGCCGCGATTTTGAAGGACGCCGCTTAAATGATATTCGAGCGTTGACAGCTTCCTATCAGGAAGTTTCGGCTATCCCTATGATTATCGCTTCAGATGAAGAGGGCGGGCTTGTGACACGGATTAGCCCCATTTTGTCTAAAGATTTCGAATCGCCTATGGTTCTTTATCAGACAGGCGGGCTGCCTGCTGTTGTTGATGATGCAGCTGCTAAAGCCCAGCTTTTAAAATCAGTCGGTATAACGGCTGGCTTGTTTCCTGTTGCTGATGTTGCAACTGAAAAAAAGGCTTTTATCTATGAACGAACTTTGGGGCAGGATGCACAAACGACTGCCAACTATGTTGCAGGAGTTGTGGAAACTCTAAAAAAGGAACAGTTTGCTTCAACACTGAAACATTTTCCCGGTTATGGCAATAATGCTGATACACATACTGATCTTGTTTATGACCAGCGCAGCCTTGAAGAGCTTGAATCAGCTGATTTTTTACCATTTGCTGCTGGGATTAAGCAGGGAGCAGACAGTATTCTGCTGAGCCATCACATAGTCACATCTATTGATGATGTTCCGGCTTCTCTATCTGAAAAGATGTATACTATTCTAAGAAAAGACCTGAATTTTGACGGCGTAACCATTACAGATGATATGGATATGGCTGCTTTAAATAAATTCACCAGTCAGGAAGAAGCCGCTTATCAAGTTGTCCAAGCCGGCGGAGATATGATTATGAGTTCCAAATATCCCAGTCAAATCACCTATCTTCTTGAAAAAGTTAAAGCGGGAGATCTAAGCGAAGACCGCCTTGATGAATCTGTCAGCCGCATTTTAGCGTGGAAGTACGATTTGGGCCTGCTTAAGAAGCGAGGGAAGTAG
- a CDS encoding fructose-6-phosphate aldolase, with protein sequence MKLMLDTANLEAIRLYQDFLPLSGVTTNPSIIKKEGRIDFFAHLRQIRQIIGRDQSLHVQVIALTAQEMLAEADAVLDKVDRDVYIKVPVTAEGLKVIKLLRKSGVHTTATAVYSKMQAHLAIAAGADYVAPYYNRMENLNSDAAATIAAIADEIKRTASSAQILGASYKNIEQINRTLEAGGQAVTVAPELLEQALALPSVDQAVQAFRNDWFAVFGEEKTIADL encoded by the coding sequence ATGAAATTAATGCTGGATACGGCCAATTTGGAGGCTATCCGCTTGTATCAGGATTTTTTGCCTCTATCAGGAGTAACAACGAACCCTTCTATTATAAAAAAAGAGGGACGGATAGATTTCTTTGCTCATTTGCGTCAGATTCGCCAGATTATTGGCAGAGATCAGTCTTTGCATGTTCAAGTTATCGCTTTAACAGCTCAAGAGATGCTGGCAGAAGCAGACGCTGTTTTAGATAAGGTTGACAGAGATGTTTACATTAAAGTGCCTGTAACTGCCGAAGGTCTAAAAGTGATTAAACTGCTGCGTAAATCTGGTGTTCATACTACGGCTACGGCCGTTTATTCTAAAATGCAGGCTCATCTGGCTATTGCAGCAGGTGCGGATTATGTAGCGCCTTATTATAACCGCATGGAAAACCTAAATAGTGATGCAGCCGCAACGATTGCTGCAATAGCAGATGAGATTAAGCGGACAGCGTCTTCAGCACAGATTTTAGGAGCCAGTTACAAAAATATCGAACAAATCAATCGAACTTTGGAAGCTGGAGGGCAGGCTGTTACCGTAGCTCCGGAGCTCCTCGAACAGGCCTTGGCTCTTCCTTCAGTCGATCAGGCTGTACAGGCTTTTAGAAATGATTGGTTCGCTGTTTTTGGTGAGGAAAAAACAATTGCAGATTTATAA